GATAATGGGCTGAGATTTCTTGAATTTCTTAGTATATCAGAGGAAGATATATATACATATGACCCACTTGCTGGATCTTTTGCAGTAATAAAATGTCATGGGGATTACCTTATGTGCTACAACACATGGCGTAAACAATGGGAGTTACCTGCTGGCCGAAGAGAAGAGAACGAAACACCAAAAGAATGTGCAATTAGAGAATTGTATGAAGAAACCGGTCAGTACGTAACACATGTAGCATTCAAGGGGTTGATGAAATCAGTCAGAACCTTAAATGGTGAAATAAGATTGAATCCCATTTATTTTGCAGAGGTTTCAGAGCTTCAACCATTCATTGAAAATGATGAAACTTCTAAAATAAAACTGTGGAATCTAAAGGATGATATTGGAGTTGTAGATTCAGTGGATATTAAAATATTTGATTTTATTTAATTTGAAATAGAAGTAGCGCGTAATCCTTGATCACACCATGATGAAAAATGTTAGGTGATACTATCGTTTCTCGTTGAAAATAGAACTTGAAAGAATAAGGAGTATAGTTTATGACTATCGTGGTCAGTTAGTCTTTTAAGATGAAAAAACTAATGAGTACGGATTAATAACTTACGATGGTGGCACCTCTTATACAGGAATTGCTTATCGTCTTTAGTGTGGTTGTGATTTAGTACAAAGAATAAAAAGATCTTGGATTATTAAATGTAAAAAGTTGTATATTAGTGAAGGGCGCTTGGATATCTAAGCGCTTCCTCATTATTGTATATTGTTCATTTTTGTCTTATTTAAAAGTTGTTCTAAATCATTATCCTCATCTAATCGAAAGAGAAGAGCTAGGTTCAAATGGCTGGTTCTAACAGATTCATACAAGAAAATATTTCCCTATGTTTTCCTTCAAACGCTTTTCAATGTTCATCATCATAGATACTAGTATTGTTACTGAACAAATTAAGAATAAATATTATAGAAAGGATAAACAATAACCATCTCCATAATTATAAAGCCTAGTCCGGAGCTTGGTGTTTCACCCTCGTTCATTTCAGGCATTATAAAAGAAAAGAGATACACTAACAAAATGGTGTAGGAAGCCATAATAATATTGACCACTGTAACTCTTTTCCCTCATTCCAAAATTTATTAATGTATTGATATACGACGAAGGAAAAGGTGATAAGAGCAACTACTATTCCAATAAAAACTAAAACATATGTATTATTAATATCTAAGTTCGTCAGTCTGCTAATACGTAAAACATTGACTAATAGCTGAGTTTCAATTAAGAATAACAATCCATATATTGCACTTAATATATTCACTTGCAAAAACTTCAATGTTCTTCCCTCGCTCAATAGGTAATCTTATATTCACAAAATAATACTAGAAAAAAATCATATTTTTAAAAAAGATAAATTTTCACTATGCAACTTCCAACAATAGTTCAGCGTTGTCAAGTTCTCTTCTAATAGGGGATTTAATTAACATGACTGTTTTGTTAGAAATTGTTACTAATAGGAGTGAAAAAATGAAATAATGTCTATTTTGTCATCTTGACACAGTAGAACAAAAAGAAGTAATAGAAAATGATGAGCATTGTATGTTTTATACAAATTCCATAAGAAATTTTAGTAGTTTTAATTATCGTGAAACTGGATTTTACTTAACTGAAGAAGAATGGTATTCAACTTATCCATTACTTCAAGAAGTAACATCGTTTTGGATAAAAAATATCGTCCGATGGATATAACATTGGATGAAACTGCAACAGTGTTGGAGGTCAGCATATAATGCATTCACATCTTCATGCTTTTCTTCGATTTAATATTGAACCATAGGGATCAGACACTTGTTGAAAAACTTAGAAAACAAGCGGAATTCTGATTGTTATAAACAGAAGTAGATAGAGATTAATTTCTCTGAATTAGGGTAAAGAGGTGAAAATGTGAATTTTAACAAATTAATAAAAATGCCCGAAAATAAGAGCTACAATAGTATTAGAGAAAGGGAAGCAGTTAGAGCTATTATTTTCTCTCAGAAACATATTTTACTAGTCCATTCAAATAGAGGAGATTACAAATTTCCTGGTGGCGGAGTGGAAAATAAAGAGAGTCACTCTGAAGCCCTTATACGGGAAGTTAGGGAAGAAACGGGATATAAAAACTGTATTGTGAAAAACAAGGTAGGAACGGTAATTGAGCAAAATATGGACGAAAACGAGACGAGTAAACTATTCCAAATGAATTCACATTATTATTTGTGTGGGTTGAATGATAGAGAGTATACCTCTCAAAAACTAGAAACATATGAGTCTCTTTTAGGTTTAACACCCAAGTGGGTTTCTATAGAAGAAGCTATAAGACAAAACGAAATTCTATACGGTCAGTTTGAGAACAATAGTTGGTTGGAACGAGAAAACTACGTTTTAAATCTATTAAAGGGTTTAATATAACAAGATATCTTTTGTGGAATCCATTTTATTCTGCTTTTCAGTTTAGTGTGAAATAATGGAGGGAATATAGTTGGAGTATTATAAATATTTGAGACAGTTTGTAGGTCATAGAATCATTATTTTACCAGGATCGTTGTTATTATTTTAAATGAAAAAATGAAATGTTATTACAAAAAAGACATGATGGCTATTGGGGATTGCTTGGAGGTTTATGGATTTAGGAGAAAGTTTTGAAGAAGTAGCAAAAAGAGAAATCTTTGAAGAAACAGGGTTAGTAGTTGAGAACTTGACATTAATACACGTATTTTCTGGCTCAAAATATTACTTTTTGAACACCCACTTTAAAATTGCAAATGGAGATGAAATATATTCCGTAACCGCTGTTTTTTATACGACAGATGTAAATGGAAAGATAAAGGTCGATTATAAGGAGTCAGAGAAAGTGCAATATTTTGCTATGGATGATATGCCAAATGAATTAACTGATGAGTATAGATGTAGAATATTACATAAATCAGGGATATAGGGAAAGGGGAGCATACCTAATATATTATACTTTAAATGAGCAAATTCAGATCAAAAAAATTCCATTAAATTAAATAGAAAAAGACATGACCACTAACTTGGGTTAAAATTAAAGCTCCAACACCATAACCCTAACCAAGGAGTGTTCATGTCCAATGACTAGATTATCACATCAAGAAAAAATCCACAATATTTTAGAGGAATGGCGTTTACCACTTTATTTTTCCAAGCCGTCTATGAACCATCTTGTTTCTATGATTGATGGGATGCTGAGTTTCGGTTTCACAGGAAAGATATCGCAAATTCATGCGCTAAGCTTTTGTAAAAAACATCGTACAACATTAAGCTATTTTTTAAATAAAGGTGCTTGGGACGAAACCTATTTAAATCAAATTACAAAACAAAAAACCGCCCAAACCATTCACAAAAACGCAAGAAAACAAAAGGAACCTGTATTCCTTCTCTTTGATGACACCATCGGACAAAAGACCAAACCTTCGTCACAGGCTCAGTCTCCTATTGAATCTTGTCAGTACCATTTTTGTCACAAAGAAGGAAAACCTGTTTACGGACATCAAGTCGTTGGAATGATGATGCAAAGCGGGGATTTAGCGTATCCCTATGATTTCGCCCTATATAACCAATCGAAAGAAAAGAGTAAAATTCAAATGGCCGTTGATATGATTGACTCTTATGTAAAGCGAACTGTATCAACCTATATCCTTTGTGATAGTTGGTATACCTCTAAACGTATCATTGAAGCTGGACTAGGGAAAGGAATTCATACGATAGGAGCTCTTAGAAGCAATCGCATCTTTTTCCAAAAGGCGAGCGAAAACAAATCAAACAGTTTGTTCCCGATATTTCAATGGAAGAAACCGACCTTGTGACCGTTGGTGATGAAACCTATCGAGTCTATCGTTACGAAGGAAAACTGAATGATTTAGAGCTTGGTGTTGTATTGCTTTGCTTCAAAGAAGGCGAACCAATGGAGCCTAAAAACGTACGCAGCTTCCTATGTACAGATATACAGCTATCCACAAAGAAAATCTTAGACTACTACTCCAAACGATGGTCAATTGAAACGTATTTTAAACAAATAAAAGGATCGTTAGGTTTTGATGGATATCAGATTCGCAGTGAAAAAGCGATCTTGAGATATTGGACAATTTTAAACTTCACCTATATTTTCGCAAGCCTTTTAAAAGGCACAAAATTTTGCGAAGCTCTCCATGAAATCAGGAATCAAAAGTTTGGTAGCATCATTAGGTTTGTATATGATCAAGCAACTCAAGGAGAAGAACTTGAAAAGATTAAAAAAGAGCTTTTAGTTGCCTAGGGTACTTGTCATTTCATTTTTGTTGGTAATTTTTGTATTGATTTTTACTCAATTAGAGTATTATAGAAGAAAACGGTATGTTGTGAAGGGTGAGTTTGTGGAAATATTGAATAACCACTTTAAC
This portion of the Bacillus carboniphilus genome encodes:
- a CDS encoding transposase, coding for MTRLSHQEKIHNILEEWRLPLYFSKPSMNHLVSMIDGMLSFGFTGKISQIHALSFCKKHRTTLSYFLNKGAWDETYLNQITKQKTAQTIHKNARKQKEPVFLLFDDTIGQKTKPSSQAQSPIESCQYHFCHKEGKPVYGHQVVGMMMQSGDLAYPYDFALYNQSKEKSKIQMAVDMIDSYVKRTVSTYILCDSWYTSKRIIEAGLGKGIHTIGALRSNRIFFQKASENKSNSLFPIFQWKKPTL
- a CDS encoding transposase yields the protein MTVGDETYRVYRYEGKLNDLELGVVLLCFKEGEPMEPKNVRSFLCTDIQLSTKKILDYYSKRWSIETYFKQIKGSLGFDGYQIRSEKAILRYWTILNFTYIFASLLKGTKFCEALHEIRNQKFGSIIRFVYDQATQGEELEKIKKELLVA
- a CDS encoding NUDIX domain-containing protein, coding for MDLGESFEEVAKREIFEETGLVVENLTLIHVFSGSKYYFLNTHFKIANGDEIYSVTAVFYTTDVNGKIKVDYKESEKVQYFAMDDMPNELTDEYRCRILHKSGI
- a CDS encoding NUDIX hydrolase, translated to MNFNKLIKMPENKSYNSIREREAVRAIIFSQKHILLVHSNRGDYKFPGGGVENKESHSEALIREVREETGYKNCIVKNKVGTVIEQNMDENETSKLFQMNSHYYLCGLNDREYTSQKLETYESLLGLTPKWVSIEEAIRQNEILYGQFENNSWLERENYVLNLLKGLI